The genomic segment GCTTCGACCAAAGTGAGTACATCTGTTGGGTTAGTAAATAATAACATTACAGGTGTAGTAGCGTATTTAGGATTGTTATATACGCGAATTCCTTTTTGTACATCAACAACGCTTGCTTTTACTCCAGGAGGGGCTACTTGTGTAAGAAGTGTTTTACGAACTTCATCTTTTGCTACATCATCACTAATAACGATGATACGTTCCACCTGTGTTTCTTTTGTCCAAACTGTTGCTACTTGTCCGTGAATTAAACGGTCGTCAATACGTGCTAAGCGAATTTCCATTATAAATCGTCCTCCCCGACTTGTGTTTCCATTTTTGGTAATGAATTTTTTAGAGACCTAACGCCACCAATTCCTGCTTTTAGAGCAGTTTCTACTAAATCTTTTTGATTACTTGCTGTGCGCATTGATAGCACTTCAAGTAACATCGGAATATTGACACCGGTGACAACATCCATATTTTCTTCAGGTAACGCAATTTGGCTTGATGCATTATAAGGACTACCACCAAATAGGTCTACCATAAAAATAACGCCTTCTGAAGTATCCATTTTCTCTAGCTTTTCTTTAAATTTGGTA from the Listeria seeligeri serovar 1/2b str. SLCC3954 genome contains:
- a CDS encoding mannose/fructose/sorbose PTS transporter subunit IIB, whose amino-acid sequence is MEIRLARIDDRLIHGQVATVWTKETQVERIIVISDDVAKDEVRKTLLTQVAPPGVKASVVDVQKGIRVYNNPKYATTPVMLLFTNPTDVLTLVEAGVNITTVNIGGMAFREGKHMITNAVSVDETDEAAFRKLDEKGIELEIRKVASDSKVKLIPLLDKDK
- a CDS encoding mannose/fructose/sorbose PTS transporter subunit IIA, which translates into the protein MPVGIVIGTHGESARELLKSAEMIIGKQDNVEFITFVPGENTDTLITKFKEKLEKMDTSEGVIFMVDLFGGSPYNASSQIALPEENMDVVTGVNIPMLLEVLSMRTASNQKDLVETALKAGIGGVRSLKNSLPKMETQVGEDDL